The Fusarium poae strain DAOMC 252244 chromosome 2, whole genome shotgun sequence nucleotide sequence ACACTGATCGTAtgtaaccctaaccctatgATAAAAGAACCTTTGGACTTGGTGTTTGTACTTTGGTGCAGGGACCACCTCCGATAGAATGAAGGCTAAGGcgccttagtacctaccccGGATTCAGCTGAGAGGTGCCTATAAGCTCAGCTAATTGGAAGTCAGCTACAGGTATGGAAGGTACCTATTTGCCCGTATTACAATATCATAAATTATCTCGACATTCAATTCATCGATTGGTAAGACGCTGGTATACATACTGTCCCAacactacctaggtacattGTTTATGCGAGAAAAGCCATCGCTGTTAAATGGCCTTTTTCAGAGTAAAAGGCTTGACGTGATCCTTGCCAAAGAGCCCAGTGAGGTAGGCCGTTCttgtgaagaagagaaacaacTAGAAGCATGTCAGCGCTGCCATGAGAAGGTCTGCCGTGTTTACAACAGACATATTGTTCCGTTAGCTTACCGTCATTGCGATGTTCCCCCAAGTCGTAGCGTTCCATTTCGTAGGACTCATTGACAGATCCCACCCTAAGCCATAGGAGCTGAAACCGACATGACCAATGTCTCCAAGCCACAGTGCAATAAGATATGCTCGGACGACACTGATCTCATTGGTCGTTGATAGGATCGCAATGCCAAGAAATCCTAGCAATAAGTAAAGATTTCCCAACTGCCAGGTCACCATGATACCATTTCCAGAAGGGCTAATCATATTGCTGTGAGGAACTTGTTCGTTCATGAACCAGGCTGGATCAATGACGGCACCAGCAAAGCCAGCGATTCTATTCAAATGTGAGCAAATCGTATGTTAGGTAATACAAGACCTCAAAGCCGTAAATCTTACAATGAGATGGGCTCGATGATTGTGAACACTATACGTGGGAAGGTCGGAAGAGAAGATGCCATGATTGGGTAGTAACTGGTATATTGACCAGTAACATATGCACTAGTCAAGCAAATGAAGCTGGAGAGCGTGTGAGTACGGATCTGATAAGTGAAGTTCCCGCTTCCCCAGAAAGGACCGCCGGCACTGTGCTACCAACCAATAGGAAGAGCCACTCGAAATGATTGAAATCCGGCATCGCTCGGGATGGACCGGAGCATAACCAGTATCGTTGTCCGGTCAAGGATGTCCGACGAATAAAACCGGGCAATATTGGAGCTTTTTTCCGTTTCAACTGTGCTTCCGGGGCCTGAGCTAAAGCTGAGCCGTTAAAATCTAGTAGCCGAAGACGAGGAGACAGTTGAATTGATCCTTTCTCCGACTATTCAAATCTTTCTGCAATTGTGCGACATCTCCGGCATCCAGACACCGAAGAATCCTTCTACGACCTCCTCTAGTCGAATCAAGACGACCTAATTGGCCGCCAACTGCCCATCATGCTTCGATCTGTCACGGGACGCGCTGCCGCCTCGGGCCTTATGAAATCAGCTCTGCCTCGGGTCTCCCAAGTAGCAGCGCCCACATGCTCTCTTGCCCCGCAGCTGCGACTTCAAAGCAAGTCCTCTATTGCTGGTCTTCGACTCTCCAGAGCTATTCACAGCACCTCAGTCAGAATGTCTCAGACACGAACAGAAAGCGATGCCTTTGGCGAGATCCAGGTCCCCGCCGACCGATACTGGGGAGCTCAGACGGAGCGATCTCTCGAGAACTTCCGTATCAACCAGCCTCAGGACCGCATGCCCCCGCCTATTGTCAAGGCGTTTGGTATTCTGAAGGGTGCTGCTGCCACTGTTAACATGAAATATGGTCTTGGTGAGTTGCAATACGAGTCAATTATCGCTTGTCTCTGTGGGAGGAGGTCAGAACTGGCTGTACAGTCGAGGCTAATAGCTCGACTTGCACATATATCTATGCTTAAGGCGTGACTGCATCATCCTCCGCGTAGATGGGATTTTGTCTTATAACGACATAAAACTAACAATTACTTTTCGTAGACcctaagatcggtgctgctATCCAACAGGCTGCCAAGGAGGTCGCCGATGGCAAGCTCCTCGACCACTTCCCTCTCGTTGTGTGGCAGACTGGCTCCGGTACTCAGTCAAACATGAACGCCAACGAGGTCATCTCCAACCGTGCCATTGAAATTCTTGGCGGTACCATGGGCAGCAAGAAGCCTGTCCATCCCAACGACCACGTCAACCGCAGCGCTTCCTCCAACGACACTTTCCCTACCGTCATGCATATCGCCGCTGTCCTCGACATCGAGAACGAGCTCCTGCCTGCTCTCCGCAGCCTGCGTGATGCTATCCAGAAGAAGGTTGACGAAttcgaggccaagaagatcatcAAGATTGGCCGCACTCATCTCCAGGATGCCACCCCTCTTACTCTCGCTCAGGAGTTCTCCGGCTACGTTGCCCAGCTCGAGTTTGGCATCAAGCGTGTTGAGAGCTCTCTGCCCGACCTGCGACTCCTCGCTCAGGGTGGTACCGCTGTCGGTACTGGCATCAACACTTTCCAAGGCTTCGCTGAGGCCATCGCTGAGGAGGTCACCAAGATGACTGGTACTGAGTTCAAGACTGCCCCCAACAAGTTTGAGGCCCTCGCCGCCCACGACGCAATTGTCCAGGCTCACGGCTCCCTCAACACCCTGGCTGCTTCTCTTACCAAGATCGCACAAGACATCCGATACCTTGGTAGCGGTCCCCGTTGCGGTCTTGGTGAGCTGAACCTGCCCGAGAACGAGCCTGGTAGTAGTATCATGCCAGGCAAGGTTAACCCCACTCAGTGTGAGGCCTTGACCATGGTTTGCGCCCAGGTTATGGGTAACCACGTTGCCACCACTATCGGAGGCATGAACGGCCAGTTTGAGCTCAACGTTTACAAGCCTCTGGTCATTCGCAACCTACTCCACAGCTCCCGACTTCTGACTGACGGCATGCGCTCTTTTGAGAAGAACTTAGTTGCTGGTCTCAATGCTAACGAGGAGAAGATTGCTAGCATCATGAAGGAGTCGTAAGTTTTCAGTTTCCTTGACAATAAAGTACGTACTGATCAATTTTCTAGGCTTATGCTTGTCACCTGCCTGAACCCCAAGATCGGATATGACATGGCCAGCAAGGTTGCCAAGAACGCTCACAAGAAGGGCCTTACCCTCAAGGAGAGTGCCCTCGAGCTAAATGCGCTAACTGAGGAGGAATTCGATACTTTAGTTAAGCCTGAGCTGATGGTCGGTCCCAGCCCTTACAAGGGTTAGATACTCGACCGATTTCATGTATGATCGTGGCACGTgtattaaaaagaaacaaaagcgCTGCTAGTTCCCattgtacctacctataaaACGATGTTGATCCTGGTGTTTGAGAATTCAAGGGGCACTATCTGAgagataaaaataaaaacatcATAATTCACACGTGATGATGACAGACATTAATTTGAGAATGGATTATCACATAATATTCCCAAGTATTGAGCGACCATTTATTTTGGCATGTGAAAGAGAccaatatttatttaatagttacCGCTTATTTTTTGTTGAAGACCGGATAAACACCCGGGAATCACCGGCAGGCTCCGGACTGGTAGGTTAGAAGTTCACCTACCTATGACATGGAAGCTTCAATATGTGGCGGTTTCACGTGTTATTGCAACTGCAACTGGAACCGCAATAGAAAGACAGGCAGGCCAAGTGAGACCACACCAAGGCGTTCGCGACCCCCGACTCTCGTGAAGCAGTGACCATTCACAGGCATCAAATCAATATGACGTTTTGAGTTGTTATCTCTTGTTGACAACAGTTCAAACCCCTCTATTCCATCCTTTGCTCTCCTCGCCTCCCCACCATCGCATCCCAACGTGCGTTCTCCACTGGCTTCAACGTATTTATATTCAATGCGCCAACCGATCTCTGGGAGCCCACGATGGCCACAATCGAGCCGCGCTTGATACATCTGCTCAACGAGCCCACGAGATCGCAAATCAACCACACCGATCTTCCTCCGCTTCATTCTCTTTCCTTCACTGCGACTACAGATCGATCTTTACCCCCACTCGAACCGCTTGATACAAATCATCGCGGTGATAGACCAGGGCCTGACACGCAATCTGTTGCTAGCGCCGGTGGCTCAATACAGATCTCtagtgatgatggtgttttTGATCATCGCAAAGAGGGACCTGGCCAAGATGGAAGACTCGCGACAGCTTCTGGGGCATTTCTGTTCCGTACAATCACAGGCGATTCGGAAGTTGCTGAATTTACCAATTCGATAAGCCGGATCCTAGATGACGACCATGAGGTGATAGATGATGCTTCAAACAAGAAACGACATCGCAGTATCCATGTCAAAGATGATTTTGTACAGCTTCCGCAACCTCTCAAAAAACAGAAAGCTACGCAACAAGCACCAGTCATGCCGCCGATCATCAACGGACTTCATGAGCCTCCGCCACATGCTGCTTTGTTCCCACCCATTTCATCCGAGTCATTTAACAATAGCGACGGTTCTCAGATGAAGGTAATGCCAGAGATACTGTCGGAATTTACGCAGCCGTCCCAGGAAATCGACACAGACTTTATCGTCAATAAAGCACGAAAGCGAAATGCTAAGCCAAGAAGGAAATGGTCCGAGGAGGAAACAAGCCATCTCTTGTTGGGTGTCAACCGGCATGGAGTAGGAAAATGGACAAGTATCCTCGAGGACACCGATTTCACGTTTAATGACCGGACGGCCGGGGATCTGAAGGATAGGTTTAGGACTTGTTGTCCTAACGAGCTTCGCAAATCCAACAGATCGATTGATACTGAATTGCCACCAAGGCCTGGTCGAGACATGCCGCCCAAGGGTAAAACGGACGTTCACTTGGAAAAGATATTGGTAGATGGAGGAGATGCGGCATACGCAAAGGACGCTACTTCGACTCCACGGCAAGACATCGACAAATcgcccaagaagaagaagagtcgTGCGCATCGCAAGAAGATGGAAGATCTTGTAGAGCTTGGTATTCACGGGCCTTTCAAGAAATCCCGCCGCCGCGAACGACGACCCTTTACTGAGCAAGACGACGCAGAAATCCTCGAGGGGTTGGACATTCATGGTCCTGCCTGGACCAAGATCCAGCGGGACCCACGTTTCCACCTCTCAAGTCGGCAACCAACAGACTTAAGAGATCGAGTGCGTAACAAGTATGCAGATGTTTATCAGCGCATAGAGAAAGGCATTTTCCAGACTAAAGAAACAGGTCGGGGGAATGGCCCCATGGAGCCTTCGGTGAGCATGTCCATCAAGACTTCTTTTAAGGTGGCAAAAGGTACAACACTGGAGCCTCAAACAAACTCGTTGGCGTCACGCGAGGATCTTCCCAGATGGCCGGTTCACCAAAGGCCTGATGTGAACGAAAGCGCAGGGATCGCGCAGGTATTTGAGTTTGCCGAGGCTGCAGTGCCTTTCATGGGCGGTGAGATGGACATCTCGCGTCTGCTACTTGACGACGCAAAGCTCTTGCCAGCAACTTCACGCTTTGGAATCGACGGCATCCCGGGTTCTTCCCCACACGTCAATGCTCCACAGAAAAGGCACGTCAAGGAGGAGACGCAACAGTCAAGAAAATAGTGTCAAGTATTGGGTTGAGTAAGTATGTACAGGTTCTAACAATGAATGGTTATTCGTTGTGTTTAATAACTATGGGTGTCTAAAGGATGGGAGTCGGGTAAATTGTTTTGTAATGGCATGGTTGGGCGTATATAGATTGGGAGACATGACTCTGGACGAGAACAACAAGCACGCGCTACATCGTTCACTTATATGAGCTTGAGTATGACACAAGGCGCTTGAAGGAATGGGCGTCCGAGTTGCCTTACTGGCAAAGAAGGATATGAAGAAAATTGTATGGCAAGAATTTTGTACGATGTCAAACTGATATGACGAAACCTTGGTAGGTAATTAAAGACAGTATTTCTTGAAGATCTCTGTCTTTGGAACACACAACCATTaattaggtacctaggtaggtaattcGACTTCCTGTTTCTCATCGGAGTAATACATAGAGCAATTACAATCACTCCATCGGCGGTCTCACGATGTCAAACCACGTGATGGGTCTCCACTTTTCTCTAGGGCATCCAAACCCCTAAAGCGAAAAAAATGTGCGTCAATCCTATCCTCGAAATTTGTTCCTTGTGAAGTTGGTCCCTCGtccatcctcctcatcaccGCCGACAAACCAGCCAACCGACACAATGGCCCGCGGAATGTGAGTAGAAGATATGGGAAGAAGTCATTGCAGCGATTGCAAAATCGATACATGATTTGGGCTTCTCTCCTACGGTCCCGCTGTTGGAAACCCGGTGACTGACAATATCAATAGCAAGAAGCACCAGAAGCGCCTCAGCGCCCCCTCGCACTGGCTGCTTGACAAGCTGTCCGGCACCTACGCTCCTAAGCCTTCTGCCGGTCCTCACAAGCTCCGCGACTGCATGCCCCTGATCGTGTTCATCCGCAACCGTCTCAAGTATGCTCTCAACTACCGTGAGACCAAGGCCATCCTGATGCAGCGACTGGTCAAGGTCGACGGCAAGGTCCGCACCGATTCCACCTACCCCTCCGGCTTCATGGACGTCATCACCATCGAGAAGACTGGCGAGAACTTCCGCCTTGTCTACGACACCAAGGGTCGATTCACCGTCCACCGAATCCAGAACGAGGAGGCCGAGTACAAGCTGGGCAAGGTCAAGCGTGTCCAGCTTGGTCGCGGTGGAATCCCATTCTTGGTCACGCACGATGCACGAACGTGAGTTCCGTCAGACATCATTCAGCCGTTGGATCAAGCTTTGGTCGATTCAAGTCACCCGACAAGACAGGAGCTTTATTTGACGGTTGTATGTACCCTCCCAAGCCCCGTTGCTAACGAAAAATCTTTAGCATCCGATACCCCGATCCTCTGATCAAGGTCAACGACACTGTCAAGATTGAACTTGCCACTGGCAAGATCACCGACTTCATCAAGTTCGATACCGGCGCCGTCGTCATGGTCACTGGTGGTCGTAACATGGGTCGTGTTGGTGTCATCACCCACCGTGAGCGTCACGATGGTGGTTTCAACATCGTCCACGTCAAGGATGCCATTGACAACAGCTTCGCCACCCGTGAGAGCAACGTTTTCGTTATTGGCCAGGACAAGCCCTGGATCTCTCTGCCCAAGGGCAAGGGTGTCAAGCTCACCATCGCTGAAGAGCGTGACCGCCGACGCGCTTACGCCATCTCTCACTAAATTGTGAATTTGCGATAGGAATGATAAAAAATGGCATGTGGTCTGGAGTCTC carries:
- a CDS encoding hypothetical protein (TransMembrane:4 (i12-35o55-74i86-104o124-143i)), encoding MASSLPTFPRIVFTIIEPISLIAGFAGAVIDPAWFMNEQVPHSNMISPSGNGIMVTWQLGNLYLLLGFLGIAILSTTNEISVVRAYLIALWLGDIGHVGFSSYGLGWDLSMSPTKWNATTWGNIAMTLFLFFTRTAYLTGLFGKDHVKPFTLKKAI
- a CDS encoding hypothetical protein (BUSCO:20781at5125); the encoded protein is MLRSVTGRAAASGLMKSALPRVSQVAAPTCSLAPQLRLQSKSSIAGLRLSRAIHSTSVRMSQTRTESDAFGEIQVPADRYWGAQTERSLENFRINQPQDRMPPPIVKAFGILKGAAATVNMKYGLDPKIGAAIQQAAKEVADGKLLDHFPLVVWQTGSGTQSNMNANEVISNRAIEILGGTMGSKKPVHPNDHVNRSASSNDTFPTVMHIAAVLDIENELLPALRSLRDAIQKKVDEFEAKKIIKIGRTHLQDATPLTLAQEFSGYVAQLEFGIKRVESSLPDLRLLAQGGTAVGTGINTFQGFAEAIAEEVTKMTGTEFKTAPNKFEALAAHDAIVQAHGSLNTLAASLTKIAQDIRYLGSGPRCGLGELNLPENEPGSSIMPGKVNPTQCEALTMVCAQVMGNHVATTIGGMNGQFELNVYKPLVIRNLLHSSRLLTDGMRSFEKNLVAGLNANEEKIASIMKESLMLVTCLNPKIGYDMASKVAKNAHKKGLTLKESALELNALTEEEFDTLVKPELMVGPSPYKG
- a CDS encoding hypothetical protein (BUSCO:13959at5125); the protein is MATIEPRLIHLLNEPTRSQINHTDLPPLHSLSFTATTDRSLPPLEPLDTNHRGDRPGPDTQSVASAGGSIQISSDDGVFDHRKEGPGQDGRLATASGAFLFRTITGDSEVAEFTNSISRILDDDHEVIDDASNKKRHRSIHVKDDFVQLPQPLKKQKATQQAPVMPPIINGLHEPPPHAALFPPISSESFNNSDGSQMKVMPEILSEFTQPSQEIDTDFIVNKARKRNAKPRRKWSEEETSHLLLGVNRHGVGKWTSILEDTDFTFNDRTAGDLKDRFRTCCPNELRKSNRSIDTELPPRPGRDMPPKGKTDVHLEKILVDGGDAAYAKDATSTPRQDIDKSPKKKKSRAHRKKMEDLVELGIHGPFKKSRRRERRPFTEQDDAEILEGLDIHGPAWTKIQRDPRFHLSSRQPTDLRDRVRNKYADVYQRIEKGIFQTKETGRGNGPMEPSVSMSIKTSFKVAKGTTLEPQTNSLASREDLPRWPVHQRPDVNESAGIAQVFEFAEAAVPFMGGEMDISRLLLDDAKLLPATSRFGIDGIPGSSPHVNAPQKRHVKEETQQSRK